The genomic interval ATTATCAGATTATGAGGTTTTAATCTCACGTTTGGTTGACCGTGCTTTACGCCCGATGTTCCCTGAAGATTATCACTCTGATACTCAGGTAATGATCACATTGATATCTTCTGATAAAAATATAATGCCAGATTCATTGGCTGGTTTAGCTGCTTCAGCTGCCATCGCTGTTTCTGATATTCCTTTTAACGGACCAATCTCTGAAGTTCGTGTGGCTAAAATTGATGGTCAATTAGTGATCAATCCTTATGTTAGTGATTTAGAACGTGCTACTTTAGAATTCCTGGTAGCTGGTACTGAAAATGACATCGTCATGGTTGAAGGTGAAGCTGATGAAATTTCTGAAGAAGAAATGGTTGAAGCTATCGAATTCGCACATAAAGCGATCGTTGTTCAGGTTAAAGTTCAAAAAGAATTAGCTGAAGCGGTAGGTAAAACTAAAAAACGTGAGTATTCACATGAAGATAGCAACCCGGAATTAAAGGAGCAGGTTTATGCGGCTACTTATGACCAGGTTTATGCTGTAGCTAAAAGCCAGACTTCTAAAGGTGAGCGTACAGAGAAATTTGCTGAGATTTCAGCAGCTTTCGTAGCCACGCTTGGTGAAGAGGTTGATGCAGTTACTGCTTTCTTAGCTAAAAAATATTTCCATGATGTACAATATGATGCTATCCGTAACCTTGTTTTAGATGAAGGTATGCGTTTAGATGGTCGTGATGTACGTACGGTACGCCCTATCTGGAGTGAGGTAAGTTACTTGCCTTCTGCTCACGGTTCGGCAGTATTTACACGTGGCGAAACGCAATCATTAACTACGGTTACTTTAGGTTCTAAAGATGATGAGCAAATGATTGATGGTGCTTTCGTTAATGGATACAACAAATTCTTATTGCACTACAATTTCCCAGGTTTCTCTACAGGTGAAGTTCGCCCGAACAGAGGTGCTGGCCGTCGTGAAATCGGTCATGGTCATCTGGCTATGCGTTCTTTAAGAAAAGTATTACCAGGTTTAGAAGAAAACCCATATACAATCCGTATCGTTTCTGATATTCTTGAGTCTAATGGTTCTTCTTCAATGGCAACTGTTTGTGCTGGTACATTAGCATTAATGGATGCGGGTATTAAAATCAAAGCTCCGGTTTCGGGTATTGCAATGGGATTAATTACTGATGAGAAAACTGGTAAATATGCAATCCTTACCGACATTCTTGGTGATGAAGATCATTTAGGTGATATGGACTTCAAGGTTACTGGTACTGAAAAAGGTATCGTTGCTTGTCAAATGGACTTAAAAATCAATGGTTTGAAATGGGAAGTTTTAACTGCTGCCCTGAAACAAGCTAATGAGGCTCGTTTACATATCTTAAATGAGATGGCTAAAACTATCTCTGCTCCACGTGAAGATTACAAGGACCATGCTCCCCGTATCGTTTCTTTAAGTATTGACAAGGAATTCATAGGTGCTGTAATTGGCCCGGGCGGTAAAATTATTCAGGAAATGCAACGTGAAACTGGCGCATCTATCTCTATCGAAGAGGTGGGTAACAAAGGTATCGTTGAAATCTTCGCGGATAATAAAGCTGCAATTGATGCTGCTGTTAAACGTATTAATGCAATCGCTGCTAAACCAGACATAGGTGCTACTTATGATGGTAAAGTAAAATCTATCATGCCGTTTGGTGCTTTCGTTGAGATTATGCCGGGTAAAGATGGTTTACTTCACATTTCTGAGATCGCTTGGGAACGTTTAGAAACTATGGATGGTGTGCTTAAAGAAGGTGACAAAATCCAGGTTAAATTGTTAGATATCGATAAACAAGGTAAAATGAAACTTTCAAGAAAAGCTTTATTGCCTCGTCCACCGAAACCAGAAGGTGCAGAGACTAAGCCTGCTTAGTTGATCATCTTATAAATAGAAAACGCCTCACGATTATTTCGTGAGGCGTTTTTTTATGCTTTAAATTTGGTTATTCGTGTTTTAAGGAATCTATGGGGGTAGCTTTTGCAACTTTAACAGATTGTACACTGACGGTTAGAATGGCAATGATCAGGGATATGCCTGTGGCTATGGCAAAAGGTAAAAGTGTAATGCCTACATTAAATTCAAAGGCTGATAGCCATTTGCTGATAATGATGTAGGCGAGGGGAAATGCGATCAGGTTCGCAATGGCAACCAGTTTAATAAAGTCTTTGTTGAGCAGGGTTAAGATGTTCAGTGTACTTGCGCCGAGTACTTTGCGTATACTGATTTCTTTTTTTCGCTGTTCTGCCATAAATAGCGCAAGCCCGAGTAAACCGAGGCAGGAAATAAAGATGGCAAAACCACCAAACCAGTTGGATAAAATCCCTAGTAAACGCTCATCCTGGAATTTCTGCTGAAAACTTTCATCTACAAACTTCCGGTCTACCGGGAAATTTGGATTTAAGGCTTTAACGACTTCATCAATTTGTGCTACTGAATTACTGATGCTTTGTGCAGGGTTTAGTCTGATAATTGCATGGGTAACGCCTGCAATCCGATTGGTGATAAACATGGGCGCAGCATTTTTATAGGGAGATTCCATCACAAAGTCTTTCATTACGCCTATAATAGTAAGGAATTTACCGAAAATTTTGAGGGTCGTACCTATAGGATGTTTCAATCCCATTACTTTTACGGCTGCTTGATTCACAACGATATTGGTAGAGTCGGCGGTAAATCTGGAAGAAAATTCCCTTCCTTCGACCATACCAGAGCCCAGGGTTTTGGCAAAATCTTCTCCGGCATCACGGTGATTGAACAGCACGTCGTCTTTAAGGTTTTTACCTGGCCATTCTACACTAAAAGTATTGTTTCCGCCTTGATTGATACTCATGCTGAAATAAGTGACTCCGGTAGCTGCTCCGGTTTTGAGGAGTCTTTCTTTGAGTAAGGCCAGTTTTTCTTTGCCAAAGAGGTTTCCTTGTATTGGTATTTCTACTAAACCAGCTTTGTCATAGCCTATTGATTTGTTTTTAATGTAATTGAGTTGCTGATAAATAACAATGGTACAGATAATTAAGCAGGCTGCAAATATGAACTGAAAGACAACTAAGGCTTTTCTTACAGAAAGAGATGAACTGCCTGCGGTACTAAAGCCCTTTAATACTTTAACGGGTTCAAAAGAGGAGAGGTAAAAGGCCGGATAACTCCCTGCAATGAAACCTGTAAAGGCAGTAAGGCCAAACAGCACTGACCAGAATATCCAGTTCTGATAGTTAATGATTAGTTTAATGTTTAACAAGGCATTAAAATAGGGCAGGCTGATCTCCATTAAGGTGAACGCGACCAGCATCGCTATAAAAGAGAGTAAAATAGATTCTAGCATAAACTGTCCGATTAAGGCCCCTCTGGATGAGCCAATGGCTTTTCTAACGCCGACTTCCCGGGCTCTTTTCTCTGATTTGGCTGTGGAGAGGTTCATAAAGTTTACGCAGGCAATTAACAGGATACAGAAAGCCAGAATGAGAAATATCCTGAGCTGATCTATCTTTCCTCCAACTGATTTTCCATTCTCAAAGGTGTCGTATAAATGCCATTTGGTTAAAGGGTGCATCAGTCCGGTATTCGTAGCGTCTTTGCTATTGTTTTTAAAAATGTCCCTGATCTGACCATTGGCTTTATCAAAAAAAGTATTGCTTTTAAGCTGGACTACAGTCAAACACATATTGTTCCCCCAGTTGATTTCTTTTGACCATGGGTTTTGTTTTACAAATAGTGCGTATGGCATGAGATAGTCGAATTGGATGGTACTGTTTTTAGGTACATCTTCGATGACTGCTTCGACTTTTAAGACCTCGGTATTTTGCAGTTTCACAATTTTATTGATGGGGTCTTCATCGCCAAAGAGGTTTCTGGCCATGGTCTGGGTTAAAATAACGGTGTTGATATTGGTTAAAAGTCTATTAGAGTTTCCTTTAATGATTTTATAATCGAATATTTTCAGGAATGACGGATCTGTATAAACAGCTTTCTTTTTGAAATTCTTTTCTCCATTACTCAGTAGCTGTTCGGCCGGGTAAGTGGAGTGGGAGGAATAGGCTACGCCTGATATTTTATTCCTTACTTCATCTGCCATGGCGCCTGGTGTCCATGCCCAGCTAAAGGTTTGTGTGCTGGCTTTGGAATTGTTGTAGATAATGTAGGTTTTATCAAAATTAGTGAACTGCCGGTCGTAACTCCACTCATAGGCCACATAGAGTAGTAATATCATACAACTTGCCAGTCCGATGGCCAGGCCTCCTACATTAATTAAGGTGTATCCTTTGTTTTTCCAAAGGCTGCGTAAAGCTATTTTAAGGTCTAGTTTAAACATGTATTTAAGGTTAATATCCGTTTGATGCCAAAAGCTAAACGTATGCCATTCCCTTGTAAACTGGTTTTTGATGGAATAAACAGTGATTTTTAATCCTGATGAATTTGAAACTGCCCGGAAATGAACAGTGAGTGTGCGTTTTCGTAATTAAAGGCATGTTTTAGGATTTCATTTTACATTGAATATACCTTTTATGCAGACTAATTTGTGCTATAAACGGGTTATTTTTTTATATTTACTTTCTCAATAGCTTTACAATCTGAACACATGAAACACCTGATTGCCCCCTCTGTACTTTCTGCTGATTTTGCCAATTTACAACGCGATATAGAAATGATTAATTCGAGCGACGCAGATTGGTTTCATGTAGATATTATGGATGGTGTATTTGTACCGAACATTTCTTTTGGTTTTCCAGTGATGAAAGCGGTGAAAAAACATGCGAAGAAACCTTTGGATGTTCATTTGATGATCGTTAATCCTGATTTGTATATTGAACAGTTTGCCGAAGCAGGAGCAAATAGTATTACGGTACATTATGAGGCTTGTGTACATTTGGACAGAACGGTTCAGGTGATCCATAAAGCAGGAGCGAAGGCCTGCGTAGCGCTTAATCCGCATACGCCTGTAGAGTTACTGATTGATATTCTTCCGGTACTGGACATGGTACTGATCATGTCTGTAAATCCTGGTTTTGGCGGACAGCAGTTTATTCCCAATACACTGCTTAAAATCAGAAGATTGAAAGCTATGGCTGCCATAGTAAATCCGGGTTTACTGATTGAGGTAGATGGTGGTGTAAGTATTCATAACCTGGGCGATTTACTGGCTGCCGGCGCGGATGTTTTTGTAGCTGGAAATGCTATTTTCGGTGCTGAATCCCCTTTGGAAATGATCACCGCGATGAAGTGTGAATCAGTATCCTCCTTAAACAGTATATAAAATCCATTCGTTTAGTAGTTATTTCAAAAAACCAAATATTATTTGGATAAAACCAATTACATTTACAATAATTAATTAGCATATAAAATGAGACATAATTTTGGAGCAGGCCCCTGTATTTTACCTCAGGAAGTGTTTAGACAGGCGTCACAAGCCGTTTTAGATTTTAAGGACGGGTTATCGATTTTAGAGATTTCCCACCGTACACCAGAGTTCGAGGCCGTATTAGCTGAAGCTGTTAAGTTGGTTAAAGAGTTGTTAAATGTACCGGAAGGATATTCTGTTTTATTTTTACAGGGTGGTGCAAGTTTGCAGTTTGCAATGGTTCCGATGAACTTGTTAAGTGAAGGACAAACAGCAACTTATCTGGAAACGGGTGTATGGGCTAACAAAGCGATTAAAGAAGTGAAAAACTTTGGTTCTGCGAATGTAGTGGCTTCTTCGAAGGATGCTAACTTTAACTACGTGCCTAAGGGATATTCAATTCCTGAAGATAGTGCTTATTTCCATTGCACTTCGAATAACACAATTTATGGAACTGAAATGTTCAGCTTGCCTGAAACTCAAGTACCGGTAGTGTGTGATATGTCATCAGACATTATGAGCAGAGTGATCGATGTTTCACAGTATGATCTGATCTATGCGGGTTCACAAAAAAATATTGGCCCTGCTGGTTCAGTTTTAGTAATTGTTAAGGATGAGATTTTAGGTAAAACAACTAATAAGATCCCTTCTATGTTAGATTATAAAGTGCATATTGAGGGTGGTTCTATGTACAATACGCCTCCTGTTTTTGCAATTTATGTAGCGATGTTAAACCTGAGATGGTTAAAATCTAAAGGTGGTGTGGCGGAGATTGAGAAAGAGAACATTGCGAAAGCGAATGCTTTATATATGGAAATTGACAGAAATCCTTTATTTAAGGGTACTGCTGTAGTAGAGGACCGTTCAAGAATGAATATCTGTTTCGTGATGGAAAATCCTGAACTGGAGAAACCATTCCTGAAATTTGTAGAAGAGAATGATGTGGAAGGGCTTAAAGGACATAGAAGTGTAGGTGGATTCAGAGCTTCTATTTACAATGCGTTACCAATTACAAGTGTACACAGACTAGTGGAATTGATGCAGGTTTTTGCAGAGAAACACCCAAAATAAAATTTAATGATTAAGATACTTGCAAACGATGGGATCGATCCTATCGGAAAACGATTATTAGAAGAAGCCGGTTTTATTGTAGATACAGAAACTGTTGCTCAGGATAAACTGATTGAAGCCCTGCAGAATTATGATGCAATTACGGTTAGAAGCGCAACGAAAGTTCGTAAAGATGTGATTGATGCTTGCCCGAATTTGAAGTTGATTGGCAGAGGTGGAGTAGGAATGGACAATATTGATGTGGATTATGCACGTGAACAAGGCCGTGCGGTAGTGAATACCCCTGCTGCTTCTTCTTTGTCAGTTGCAGAACTGGTGTTTGCACATTTATTTACTGGTATTCGTTTTTTACAGGATGCTAACCGTAAAATGCCTGTTGAGGGTGCTACGAGTTTCAATAAACTGAAAAAGGATTATGCAAAAGGCACTGAGCTTAGAGGTAAAACTTTAGGGATCATTGGCTTTGGCAGAATTGGAAGAGAGACGGCTACTTTAGCTTTAGGCTTGGGTATGAATGTACTGGCTTATGATCTTTATCCTTTTGATGGCAAATTGACATTGAAGTTTCAGGGTGATTTAAGTCTTGATATTCCTGTTAAAACGGTTAGTCTGGAAGAAGTGATTAAAAATAGTGATTTCATCACTTTACATACGCCTTTCGCTGACCGTCCTATTTTAGGGGCTGCTGAGTTTGATTTAATGAAACCAGGAGTTGGTGTGGTGAATTGTTCAAGAGGTGGTACAATTGATGAGCAGGCACTGATTAATGCGTTGGATGGTGCTAAAGTTGCTTTTGCTGGTTTAGATGTGTTTGACAATGAGCCTACTCCTTTGGAGGCTATTTTAAAACATCCTAAGATCTCGTTAACGCCGCATATTGGTGCAGCTACGAACGAAGCACAGGAGCGTATTGGTGAAGAGTTAGCTTCATTGATTATTGCACATTTTAAAAAATAATTATTAAAACAGGAAAATAAGTTAAATGGTTTGGGGATTTGATTATATTGGCCCCAAACCAAATAACACCTGTTTCATGCCTTTAGTAAAGCCTTTTTCAGCGCTTATCCCTGCTGCACATTTGCAGTCTTCTGTGGTCACACGGCCCCTTGAATATTACAGTACAGGTGAGGCCAGATTAATTGCCTCTGAAAACAATTATAGCTTTCTTCATTTAATTAGTCCGGCTTTGGATCATGCTTATTTGCGTGATATGAACCAGGAATTGATTTTCCGTAAGATTGCTGAAAACTTCGATTCTTTTCTGAATGGTAATGTACTGGTTCCGGTTAACCGCCCTTGTTTTTATATTTACCAGGTTACTTGTAATGGGTTTACGCAGAAAGGTTTATGGACTTTAAGTGATGTACAGAGTTATCTGGATGGAAGCATTAAAAAGCATGAACTGACGGTAGAAAGGCGGGAGAAACAGCTGGCTGATTATCTGCACCATACTGGTCTGGATGCAAACCCGGTATTGATTACTTATCATCCTGTGCAGGCTATTGATGAGGTAATTGCAAAGTATATGCTGGAGCTTCCGGTGATTGATTTTACGTTTACTGATTTGACTGAACATAAGGTCTGGCTGATTGATGACCAGGAGGCTATTGATTTAATTAGCAGTGAAATCGAAAAGATAGGTGCTGTTTATATTGCAGATGGTCATCATCGTGCGGCAGCCATGTCAAAGATGGATTATTTTTCGACTGTGTTTATGAATACGGATGAGATCAGGGTGCTGCAGTTTAACAGGCTGGTCAGAGATCTGAATGGGTTAACGACAGTTGATTTTCTATCCAGACTAAAGGATGCTTTTACGCTGGAAAAATCGCAGGAGCCGGTAGATCCGGATCAGTTACACCGGATTGGAATGTACCTGGATAAACAGTGGTATGTTTTATCTCCAAAACCAGCTGCTTATGATGCGAATGATCCTGTAGAGCTATTGGATGTTAGTATTTTACAGCATCAGTTGTTAGGTCCTGTATTAGGAATTGATGATCCGCGTACCAATGCGCGGGTGACTTTTGAAGGTGGGATTACGCCTTTGTCAGCGTTACAGCAAATGGTGGATAATGGCCTTTATGCAGTCGTATTTACGTTGTTTGCGGTTTCTGTGGAACAGATTATCAATGTAGCGGATGCGAATAAGACAATGCCTCCAAAGTCTACCTGGATAGAGCCTAAGTTCCTGGTAGGGATGCTGACTAATTATTGTATTTAAGATTTTTTACGGAGTTTGCTGTAAAAGTAGAGGCCACCGGTGATGATAATCAGAATTAAAAAGATAATGGAATAGGTTTCTGTGTTTTTTTCTGCTGTTATCGCTGCTGTTTTTTTCTTTAATTCTTCGTTCTGATCTTGTAATTTTTTAATGGCCTGCATGTAGCTTTCTATTCGTTTTGCGTTATTGCCGGCATTGGTTTGTACTTGTTGTACTTCCTGATCTTTATAGTTCATTAATACTTTAAGTTCCCTGAATATATTGTTGTCATTCAGTATGATACCACGCAGTATTTCATTGGAATTCTTGAGGTCGTTCTTAGTCTGCAAGCCGAAAATACCGGTTCTCGCACTGAGGCTTAAGTCGTACTGCCCGAATTTGGCACTTCGCTCTGCGAGTAGGGCATTTATTTTTAAACGTTGCACCTGATAGGCAGAGGTGTCACTTGGTATGGCTAAGGCATTAATAGTAGTGCTTAAACCGATAAATAGAAGGAGAGGTCTGATCATAATTGTATTATTTTGATTTTTAAAGCAAAATCTATGCCTTATAAAGGGTAGGGCTGATTCAGCTCAATTGAACCTGGTTTAAGGGTGGAATTGAATGCGGACAATATCTCCAAGGTGTAAACCGAGTAAGCCGCTTGCTTTACCTTTGTTAATGGCTATTTCCAAATGGTTGCTGATGCCGAAAAGGCATAGTTTTTCTCCTTCTGAAACTTCGTTATAGTGCCAGCTGAGCTGGGTTATGGTTTCGCTTTTCCGGAAAAACAGGGTGAAGTCTCTGTTACGCTGAATTTTAGTGAATAGTTCTTTAGTGATATTGGTAATTACATTGCAGAAGGTATCGATATAAATGACACTTCCTCTGATCATATCTTGTTCGATGACCGGGTTGAGGAGCATTTTTTCTTCAATGTTTGCTGTGGGCAGTCCAATGTCTTTGAGCTTCCCGCCTTTGGCAAGGTGAATGGCTGCTTTAACAAAAATATCAACAAGCGGGAAGTGCAGGTACTTCAGATCCTGCATAATATTCAGCTCTACAATCTCATCTGGTTTGCCGTCAAATAGCAAAGAAAAAATCCCGTTATCAGCGCCGACAAAATAATGATCGTGATATTTTAACCCGATATATTTTGTATTTTCACTGAACACAGAATCTATACCTATCAGGTGCACAGTACCTTTAGGAAAATAGTGATAAACATTCTTTAAAACAAAGGCTGCGTAAGAGATATTGAAGGATGGAACTTCATGGGTAATATCAACAATAGTAGCTGTAGGCAAGATCGTCAGGATACTGCCTTTGAGGGCAGCCTGATAAAAATCTTTGGATCCTAAATCTGTTGTTAAAGTGATAATGGCCATTAAAAATTGAATATTTATTCTTATTCTTGCGTATGCGGTAAAGCGCTACAAATATTCAACTTTTATATCAAAATATACACTCCTATCTAAAAAACAATATTTTGAACGAACTAAAACTAACATTAGAAACAGTAGATCCGGTACAATTCTGGGGTGCAAACAACGAGCATTATGAGTTGATCAAACACGCATTTCCTAAACTGAAAGTTGTTGCCAGAGGCAACGAGGTGAAGGTGTTAGGTGATGAGGGTGAGCAAAAACTCTTTGAAAAAAAATTTGGTAAATTGGTCGGTCACCTGGAGCAATATGGCTCTTTAAGTCCGGGTGATATTGAATCAATTTTAGCGTTTAAGTATAACGCGGATGTTTATGGTGCTGATGCTGCACCAGAAAAAGTGAATGGTGGTGGCGGTGGAGAAGTCATTGTATTCGGGAATAGCGGTATGATGATCAAAGCCCGAACGGCTAATCAACGCAGAATGGTGGACAGTATCGTGAAAAACGATGTGCTTTTTGCAATCGGCCCTGCGGGGACGGGAAAAACGTATACGGCGGTAGCACTTGCTGTGAGAGCATTGAAAAATAAAGAGATTAAAAGAATTATTTTAACCAGACCGGCTGTAGAGGCTGGGGAGAGCTTAGGTTTTCTGCCTGGTGATTTAAAGGAGAAAGTAGATCCTTATCTTCGTCCGTTATATGATGCGCTTGATGATATGATTCCGGCAGAGAAGCTGAAGTTGTATTTAGAGAACAGAACGATCGAAATTGCACCGCTCGCTTTTATGCGTGGCCGTACTTTGGATAATTGTTTTGTAATTTTGGACGAAGCACAGAATTCAACGGATTTACAGTTGAAGATGTTCCTGACAAGGATGGGCCCTTCTGCGAAATTCATCGTGACTGGTGATGTAACGCAGATCGATTTACCTAAGAAACAAATGTCGGGTTTACATAATGCTTTGCGTATTCTGGATGATATTCCGGGTATCGAAATCATCTACCTGACAGGGGAGGATGTGGTAAGGCATAAGCTGGTGAAAAGGATTTTGAAGGCGTACGGAGATATACAGTAATTTATAAACAATAATTGATGTGATCCATCAACAACATGAAAGCAATAAAAGAAACAAATTTTAATTTTCCTGAACAGAGTAGTTTTTACAAGGGTAAGGTGCGTGATGTGTATACTATTGATCATCGTTTGATGGCCATGGTAGTGACTGACAGGATTTCTGCATTTGATGTGGTTTTACCTGAGGCTATTCCTTTTAAGGGCCAGGTGTTAAATCAGATCGGGGCTAAATTTTTAAAGGCAACAACGGATATCGTTCAGAATTGGGTGATTGCTGTACCGGATGAAATGGTGACGATTGGTCGCATTTGTGAGCCTTTTAAGGTAGAAATGGTCATCAGGGGTTACCTTGCGGGCCATGCGTGGAGGGAATATAGTGCGGGTAAAAGAAGTGTATGCGGTGTAGCGCTTCCGGATGGTTTAAAGGAGAATGATAAATTACCTCAGCCAATCATCACGCCAACAACAAAAGCGTCTGTTGGGCATGATGAGGATATCTCCAGAGAAGATATTTTAGCGAAGGGTATTGTTTCGATTGTTGATTATGATCAGTTGGAGAGTTATACTTATGCTTTGTATAAGAGAGGAACTGAAATGGCTGCTGAGCGTGGTCTGATCCTGGTAGATACGAAGTATGAGTTTGGTAAAATTGGTGAGGAAATTTACCTGATTGATGAGATCCATACGCCGGATTCTTCGCGTTATTTTTATGCGGAGGGCTATGAGATGCGCCAGGCGGAAAATACTCCTCAGAAACAGCTTTCTAAGGAGTTTGTACGCAAGTGGTTAATTGAAAATGGTTTCCAGGGTAAGGATGGACAGGTGATCCCGTTAATGACTCCTGAGGTTATTGCTTCAATTTCTGAGCGTTATATTGAGTTGTATGAGCAGATTACTGGTGATACGTTTGTAAAGAATGAGCAGGATGATATACTGAACAGAATTGAGCAGAATGTTTTAGGTAGTCTGAATACTTTGTTATCAAATTAAATTCTTAATTTGTTATATAAAAAAGGGGGATGTTATGAAATTTTCGGTAGATAAACACGAAAAGTATGTGGCAATCAGGTTGGATGAAAACAAACTGACTGCTGAGAATACGCCCGGATTAAAGTCTGAGTTCATTTTATTGAATGCTGAGGGGTATTGTAATATCGTTCTGGACTTATCGATGGTGAGTAATTGTGATGATTCACAGGACCTGAGCTGTCTTTTGGTTGG from Pedobacter sp. WC2423 carries:
- the pnp gene encoding polyribonucleotide nucleotidyltransferase; this encodes MNVIKKSFDLGDGRTIEIETGKLAKQADGSVVVRMGDTMLLATVVSSVGAKAGVDFLPLSVDYQEKYAAAGRIPGGFLRREARLSDYEVLISRLVDRALRPMFPEDYHSDTQVMITLISSDKNIMPDSLAGLAASAAIAVSDIPFNGPISEVRVAKIDGQLVINPYVSDLERATLEFLVAGTENDIVMVEGEADEISEEEMVEAIEFAHKAIVVQVKVQKELAEAVGKTKKREYSHEDSNPELKEQVYAATYDQVYAVAKSQTSKGERTEKFAEISAAFVATLGEEVDAVTAFLAKKYFHDVQYDAIRNLVLDEGMRLDGRDVRTVRPIWSEVSYLPSAHGSAVFTRGETQSLTTVTLGSKDDEQMIDGAFVNGYNKFLLHYNFPGFSTGEVRPNRGAGRREIGHGHLAMRSLRKVLPGLEENPYTIRIVSDILESNGSSSMATVCAGTLALMDAGIKIKAPVSGIAMGLITDEKTGKYAILTDILGDEDHLGDMDFKVTGTEKGIVACQMDLKINGLKWEVLTAALKQANEARLHILNEMAKTISAPREDYKDHAPRIVSLSIDKEFIGAVIGPGGKIIQEMQRETGASISIEEVGNKGIVEIFADNKAAIDAAVKRINAIAAKPDIGATYDGKVKSIMPFGAFVEIMPGKDGLLHISEIAWERLETMDGVLKEGDKIQVKLLDIDKQGKMKLSRKALLPRPPKPEGAETKPA
- a CDS encoding ABC transporter permease, with the translated sequence MFKLDLKIALRSLWKNKGYTLINVGGLAIGLASCMILLLYVAYEWSYDRQFTNFDKTYIIYNNSKASTQTFSWAWTPGAMADEVRNKISGVAYSSHSTYPAEQLLSNGEKNFKKKAVYTDPSFLKIFDYKIIKGNSNRLLTNINTVILTQTMARNLFGDEDPINKIVKLQNTEVLKVEAVIEDVPKNSTIQFDYLMPYALFVKQNPWSKEINWGNNMCLTVVQLKSNTFFDKANGQIRDIFKNNSKDATNTGLMHPLTKWHLYDTFENGKSVGGKIDQLRIFLILAFCILLIACVNFMNLSTAKSEKRAREVGVRKAIGSSRGALIGQFMLESILLSFIAMLVAFTLMEISLPYFNALLNIKLIINYQNWIFWSVLFGLTAFTGFIAGSYPAFYLSSFEPVKVLKGFSTAGSSSLSVRKALVVFQFIFAACLIICTIVIYQQLNYIKNKSIGYDKAGLVEIPIQGNLFGKEKLALLKERLLKTGAATGVTYFSMSINQGGNNTFSVEWPGKNLKDDVLFNHRDAGEDFAKTLGSGMVEGREFSSRFTADSTNIVVNQAAVKVMGLKHPIGTTLKIFGKFLTIIGVMKDFVMESPYKNAAPMFITNRIAGVTHAIIRLNPAQSISNSVAQIDEVVKALNPNFPVDRKFVDESFQQKFQDERLLGILSNWFGGFAIFISCLGLLGLALFMAEQRKKEISIRKVLGASTLNILTLLNKDFIKLVAIANLIAFPLAYIIISKWLSAFEFNVGITLLPFAIATGISLIIAILTVSVQSVKVAKATPIDSLKHE
- the rpe gene encoding ribulose-phosphate 3-epimerase, whose product is MKHLIAPSVLSADFANLQRDIEMINSSDADWFHVDIMDGVFVPNISFGFPVMKAVKKHAKKPLDVHLMIVNPDLYIEQFAEAGANSITVHYEACVHLDRTVQVIHKAGAKACVALNPHTPVELLIDILPVLDMVLIMSVNPGFGGQQFIPNTLLKIRRLKAMAAIVNPGLLIEVDGGVSIHNLGDLLAAGADVFVAGNAIFGAESPLEMITAMKCESVSSLNSI
- the serC gene encoding 3-phosphoserine/phosphohydroxythreonine transaminase, which encodes MRHNFGAGPCILPQEVFRQASQAVLDFKDGLSILEISHRTPEFEAVLAEAVKLVKELLNVPEGYSVLFLQGGASLQFAMVPMNLLSEGQTATYLETGVWANKAIKEVKNFGSANVVASSKDANFNYVPKGYSIPEDSAYFHCTSNNTIYGTEMFSLPETQVPVVCDMSSDIMSRVIDVSQYDLIYAGSQKNIGPAGSVLVIVKDEILGKTTNKIPSMLDYKVHIEGGSMYNTPPVFAIYVAMLNLRWLKSKGGVAEIEKENIAKANALYMEIDRNPLFKGTAVVEDRSRMNICFVMENPELEKPFLKFVEENDVEGLKGHRSVGGFRASIYNALPITSVHRLVELMQVFAEKHPK
- a CDS encoding D-2-hydroxyacid dehydrogenase, whose product is MIKILANDGIDPIGKRLLEEAGFIVDTETVAQDKLIEALQNYDAITVRSATKVRKDVIDACPNLKLIGRGGVGMDNIDVDYAREQGRAVVNTPAASSLSVAELVFAHLFTGIRFLQDANRKMPVEGATSFNKLKKDYAKGTELRGKTLGIIGFGRIGRETATLALGLGMNVLAYDLYPFDGKLTLKFQGDLSLDIPVKTVSLEEVIKNSDFITLHTPFADRPILGAAEFDLMKPGVGVVNCSRGGTIDEQALINALDGAKVAFAGLDVFDNEPTPLEAILKHPKISLTPHIGAATNEAQERIGEELASLIIAHFKK
- a CDS encoding DUF1015 domain-containing protein is translated as MPLVKPFSALIPAAHLQSSVVTRPLEYYSTGEARLIASENNYSFLHLISPALDHAYLRDMNQELIFRKIAENFDSFLNGNVLVPVNRPCFYIYQVTCNGFTQKGLWTLSDVQSYLDGSIKKHELTVERREKQLADYLHHTGLDANPVLITYHPVQAIDEVIAKYMLELPVIDFTFTDLTEHKVWLIDDQEAIDLISSEIEKIGAVYIADGHHRAAAMSKMDYFSTVFMNTDEIRVLQFNRLVRDLNGLTTVDFLSRLKDAFTLEKSQEPVDPDQLHRIGMYLDKQWYVLSPKPAAYDANDPVELLDVSILQHQLLGPVLGIDDPRTNARVTFEGGITPLSALQQMVDNGLYAVVFTLFAVSVEQIINVADANKTMPPKSTWIEPKFLVGMLTNYCI
- a CDS encoding S-adenosyl-l-methionine hydroxide adenosyltransferase family protein; this translates as MAIITLTTDLGSKDFYQAALKGSILTILPTATIVDITHEVPSFNISYAAFVLKNVYHYFPKGTVHLIGIDSVFSENTKYIGLKYHDHYFVGADNGIFSLLFDGKPDEIVELNIMQDLKYLHFPLVDIFVKAAIHLAKGGKLKDIGLPTANIEEKMLLNPVIEQDMIRGSVIYIDTFCNVITNITKELFTKIQRNRDFTLFFRKSETITQLSWHYNEVSEGEKLCLFGISNHLEIAINKGKASGLLGLHLGDIVRIQFHP